One part of the Bradyrhizobium sp. CB1650 genome encodes these proteins:
- a CDS encoding CmcJ/NvfI family oxidoreductase, translated as MENARPASSMVNRDHLECVQSQINFARRTSDEKAPEAVLPGFDTASPVQVVLPPMVGYNVTIRNARPIVGELSLDREGFTLIQHNISYANEGDPRTLSHRYLEDMVPFIKNYFNASWVVPRRQAVIVRSTSGRSFPEGCEPRLLAHIDYAPISGPITGAIEDQLQGIPSKMYSRLIIAQTWHALSPPPQDFPLAFCDGASVDDTDSVVMDYTFRGTKLKFCLMHFNPAQRWYYFPEMTADELILFKGYDSEAHCNAKAPHSAFDNRRAYPSAKPRESIEARFCVYYD; from the coding sequence ATGGAAAATGCGAGACCAGCCTCATCAATGGTAAACCGCGATCACTTGGAGTGTGTGCAAAGTCAAATTAACTTTGCTCGACGCACGTCCGACGAAAAAGCTCCCGAAGCTGTTTTGCCGGGATTCGACACGGCCTCCCCAGTTCAAGTCGTCCTGCCGCCAATGGTTGGCTACAACGTTACTATTCGCAACGCGCGTCCCATCGTGGGCGAACTATCCCTCGACCGGGAAGGTTTCACCCTCATTCAGCACAACATTTCCTATGCAAACGAGGGGGATCCAAGAACTTTGTCCCACAGATATCTGGAAGACATGGTTCCGTTCATCAAGAACTACTTCAATGCGTCGTGGGTCGTGCCCCGCCGACAAGCTGTTATTGTTCGTTCTACCAGCGGGAGATCCTTTCCCGAAGGATGTGAGCCGCGTCTATTGGCTCATATTGATTACGCACCGATCTCCGGTCCTATAACTGGCGCGATCGAGGACCAATTGCAGGGCATTCCGTCAAAAATGTATTCTCGATTGATCATCGCTCAAACTTGGCATGCCCTCTCGCCGCCTCCGCAGGATTTCCCCTTAGCGTTCTGCGATGGCGCCTCCGTTGACGATACCGATAGTGTCGTGATGGACTACACGTTTCGTGGCACCAAGCTTAAGTTTTGCCTCATGCACTTCAATCCTGCTCAGCGTTGGTATTATTTTCCCGAGATGACCGCGGACGAGCTCATTTTGTTTAAGGGCTATGATTCGGAAGCGCATTGCAATGCAAAGGCGCCTCACTCGGCCTTCGATAATCGTCGCGCATATCCTAGTGCAAAGCCCCGTGAGAGTATCGAGGCGCGCTTCTGCGTGTACTACGACTGA
- a CDS encoding SDR family NAD(P)-dependent oxidoreductase, translating into MDLNGIPAIVTGGGSGLGAATARAMARRGAKVTVIDISRDNVERVAAEIHGVSAVADVSNEEQVRSALDKGEAAHGVARVLANCAGIGGGGKRTLGKDGPHPLDQFTRVISVNLIGTFNVIRLAAQRLAAEATQAEERGVFINTASIAAYDGQIGQAAYAASKAGIAGMTLPIARDLSSIRIRVNTIAPGLFLTPMLMGLSEEVRASLAKQVPHPARLGSPDEYAALAVHIAENPMLNGETIRLDGAIRMAPR; encoded by the coding sequence ATGGACTTGAACGGAATTCCGGCAATCGTGACAGGCGGCGGCTCAGGACTTGGTGCGGCAACGGCGCGCGCGATGGCACGCAGGGGTGCGAAGGTGACGGTCATTGACATCAGCCGGGACAATGTCGAACGCGTCGCAGCGGAGATTCACGGTGTGAGTGCTGTCGCAGACGTGTCCAACGAGGAACAAGTGAGATCCGCTTTGGACAAGGGCGAGGCAGCACACGGCGTGGCGCGCGTACTCGCCAACTGCGCCGGGATTGGCGGCGGCGGCAAGCGTACGCTTGGCAAAGACGGTCCCCACCCTCTCGACCAGTTCACACGCGTTATCAGTGTCAACCTGATTGGTACGTTCAATGTGATCCGCCTCGCCGCACAGAGGCTCGCAGCCGAAGCGACGCAAGCTGAGGAACGTGGCGTCTTCATCAATACGGCCAGTATTGCCGCCTACGATGGACAGATCGGCCAAGCCGCTTATGCTGCCTCAAAGGCGGGCATCGCCGGAATGACGCTGCCCATTGCGCGCGATCTCTCTTCGATCAGGATCCGGGTGAATACCATCGCGCCTGGCCTGTTTCTTACTCCGATGCTGATGGGATTGAGCGAGGAAGTGAGGGCAAGTCTCGCCAAGCAGGTGCCCCACCCTGCACGGCTTGGCAGCCCCGACGAATATGCTGCCCTCGCGGTTCACATCGCGGAAAATCCGATGCTCAATGGCGAAACGATCCGGCTCGACGGTGCGATCCGGATGGCGCCAAGGTGA
- a CDS encoding cupin, whose translation MPVQKSHDEFYTLDMESGWETPPNYPSGIKQKILSGALDEPNRRGSRTRLLKFDSGTFTTDPFVHEYWEEVFLVTGDLTVGNDKQGRGGQSFAPFTYACRPPGAFHGPFKSETGCLLLEIHYFDPA comes from the coding sequence GTGCCCGTACAGAAATCGCATGACGAGTTTTACACGCTGGACATGGAGTCCGGATGGGAGACCCCGCCTAACTATCCTTCAGGCATCAAGCAGAAGATATTGTCGGGCGCACTCGATGAACCGAACCGCCGCGGCAGCCGCACCAGGCTTCTCAAATTCGACTCAGGAACGTTCACCACCGATCCGTTCGTTCATGAGTACTGGGAGGAAGTTTTCCTCGTGACGGGCGACCTGACCGTCGGGAATGACAAGCAGGGAAGGGGAGGGCAGTCGTTTGCTCCGTTCACCTATGCGTGCCGACCGCCGGGAGCGTTTCACGGCCCGTTCAAGTCGGAAACCGGCTGCCTGTTGCTGGAGATTCACTACTTCGATCCGGCGTAG
- a CDS encoding DUF2848 domain-containing protein, with protein sequence MSGNGEKMATHDLSLRFLRSARWEARIVTINRCVIAGWTGRDRGALEAHIAELEKIGVSRPASVPIFYRVSASRLSTAETIEVIGKSSSGEVEFLLLQSGGRLWVGVGSDHTDREAEAIGVTLSKQMCDKPIASEFWAYDDVKEHWDDLILRAYAVNDGNRVLYQEGALSAIRPPEELIALYAAGGMLSDGTLMFCGTLAVHGEIRSAQGLELELSDPRLRRSIRKTYQVEQLPVLG encoded by the coding sequence ATGAGCGGTAACGGGGAAAAGATGGCGACACATGATCTCTCACTCCGGTTCCTTCGGAGTGCACGCTGGGAAGCACGAATCGTCACGATCAACCGGTGTGTGATCGCCGGATGGACGGGAAGAGATCGTGGCGCGCTCGAAGCGCACATCGCGGAGCTCGAGAAGATCGGAGTCAGTCGACCGGCATCTGTCCCGATCTTCTACCGTGTATCGGCCTCGCGCCTCTCGACTGCCGAGACGATCGAGGTAATCGGCAAATCATCCAGCGGAGAGGTGGAATTCCTGTTGCTCCAGAGCGGCGGAAGGCTCTGGGTAGGGGTCGGCTCCGACCACACCGACCGCGAAGCCGAAGCCATCGGCGTCACGCTCTCAAAGCAGATGTGCGACAAGCCGATAGCCAGCGAGTTCTGGGCTTACGACGATGTCAAGGAGCACTGGGACGACTTGATCCTCCGCGCGTACGCCGTGAACGACGGAAACCGCGTCCTGTACCAGGAAGGAGCCCTTTCCGCGATTCGGCCACCCGAGGAGCTGATTGCTCTCTATGCCGCCGGCGGAATGCTATCCGATGGCACGTTGATGTTTTGCGGTACGCTCGCTGTGCATGGCGAAATACGATCCGCGCAAGGACTTGAACTTGAGCTCAGCGACCCACGGCTTCGTCGATCAATCCGGAAGACCTACCAGGTCGAGCAGTTGCCGGTACTTGGCTGA
- a CDS encoding FAD-dependent monooxygenase — protein sequence MADAKRVLIAGAGPVGMVAAATLVKQGIPVTVLEAASDLSTESRASTFHPPTLDMLEDIGVAKDLVAQGLIAPIVQYRNSEGPIANFDFGDISDLTGHPYRLQCEQYKLTRTIAKAYGTDPNLSIEFDSEILEARQGEDGVSVKVRRPDGSIEKHEGLWLIGADGASSAVRKSIGVTFDGFTWPERFLVISTQFDFPTIFPDLASVSYVADPVQWYFLLKVPGMWRAMFPIGPEVPDEEAGTLQYAADTLARHFAVAATAPIDHVTLYRVHQRVAATFRSGRVFLAGDAAHINNPLGGMGMNGGIHDAVNLCGRLTKVWRREADLSELDRYDRQRRLVTLEYVQKHTIANKRNLESRDPHEQQSFREEMARRAANPELARNYLMKISMLASLKRAAELG from the coding sequence GTGGCTGATGCTAAGCGGGTTCTGATTGCCGGCGCCGGTCCGGTAGGAATGGTGGCCGCTGCCACACTGGTGAAGCAGGGAATTCCCGTTACCGTGCTGGAAGCGGCATCTGATCTCAGCACGGAATCCCGGGCTTCAACTTTTCATCCGCCGACCCTGGACATGCTCGAAGATATCGGGGTGGCGAAAGACCTTGTTGCGCAAGGGTTGATCGCTCCGATTGTCCAGTATCGCAACAGCGAGGGGCCCATCGCGAACTTCGATTTCGGTGATATTTCCGATCTCACAGGTCATCCGTACCGGCTGCAGTGCGAGCAGTACAAACTGACACGCACCATCGCCAAGGCATACGGGACGGATCCGAACCTCAGCATCGAGTTCGACTCCGAAATACTGGAAGCACGCCAGGGGGAGGACGGAGTATCGGTAAAGGTCCGCAGGCCGGATGGTTCGATAGAGAAGCACGAGGGACTCTGGCTGATTGGCGCAGATGGTGCCAGCAGCGCCGTTCGCAAATCGATTGGCGTCACGTTCGACGGGTTCACCTGGCCGGAGCGTTTCCTGGTCATCTCGACTCAGTTCGATTTTCCCACGATCTTTCCCGATCTGGCCTCGGTGAGCTATGTGGCGGACCCCGTCCAATGGTACTTCCTGCTCAAGGTGCCCGGCATGTGGCGAGCGATGTTTCCGATTGGCCCGGAGGTGCCGGATGAAGAAGCGGGAACCCTACAATACGCAGCAGACACGCTCGCACGGCACTTCGCCGTGGCTGCGACTGCGCCGATAGATCACGTCACGCTATACCGCGTGCATCAGCGTGTGGCGGCGACATTCAGGTCAGGCCGCGTATTTCTTGCTGGCGACGCGGCTCACATCAACAACCCTCTCGGGGGGATGGGCATGAATGGGGGCATCCATGATGCTGTCAACCTCTGCGGCCGGCTTACGAAAGTCTGGCGCCGCGAAGCAGATCTCTCCGAGCTCGACCGTTACGATCGCCAGCGCCGCCTTGTGACTTTGGAATACGTTCAGAAGCACACGATCGCGAACAAGCGGAACCTCGAGTCGCGGGATCCCCACGAGCAACAATCGTTCCGTGAGGAAATGGCGCGGAGGGCGGCAAATCCCGAACTCGCCCGCAACTATCTGATGAAAATTTCAATGCTCGCGAGCCTGAAACGCGCGGCCGAGCTCGGATGA
- a CDS encoding long-chain-fatty-acid--CoA ligase codes for MTDAALRRRDPSRTFALSSSTLTDNLLVTAARFPDVAAIHFLGTSISYRDFHRQVERLAGWLQKRNGLKQGDRVALFMQNSPQWLIACYAIFRADLVVVPISPMNREAEVAHYLRDSGARAMFVAQDLADIAIAAASGSDVGTLIVATYSDYRSNKTKYKLPDWLAAGRKKVDGCMVWSDLIDAEVLPEAPQAEPLSLCAMPYTSGSTGKPKACMHTHRSLGHNATGLTLWHGLRPGDVSLGAAPMYHVSGFNHAVTSPVYAGASVAIVPRWDRDLAAALMADYGVTHASLAPTAIIDLLANPRLDEFDLTRLRRITSGGAAMPEEVWKRLNETLGLPFIEAYGMTETAATTHLNPIEDPRPKCLGIPFFNTSACIIDAEKREELAVGEIGEIAVYGPQLFSGYWNQPEATREAFIEIDGRSFYRTGDIGYRNANGFFYMTDRAKRMINASGLKVWPAEVENVLYQHESVLEVCVIAVKDAYRGETVKALIRLRDNVPGRITENDIIEWSRQRMAAYKCPRTVAFVDSLPKSPAGKILWRELQDRENAKEVGLP; via the coding sequence ATGACAGACGCAGCCCTCCGTCGGCGCGATCCCTCCCGAACGTTCGCGCTTTCCAGTTCGACGTTGACTGACAACCTCCTCGTCACTGCGGCGCGCTTTCCCGATGTTGCCGCGATCCACTTTTTGGGCACCTCGATCTCCTATCGTGACTTTCACCGCCAGGTGGAACGTCTTGCGGGTTGGCTGCAGAAGCGCAACGGTCTGAAGCAGGGCGATCGCGTCGCACTGTTCATGCAGAATTCACCGCAATGGCTCATTGCATGTTACGCGATCTTCCGCGCCGATCTCGTCGTGGTGCCAATCAGTCCGATGAACCGCGAGGCCGAAGTCGCCCACTACCTCCGGGACAGCGGCGCGCGCGCAATGTTTGTCGCGCAGGATCTGGCGGATATCGCCATCGCCGCCGCCAGCGGTTCCGACGTCGGTACGCTGATCGTTGCGACCTACTCGGATTACCGATCGAACAAGACGAAGTACAAGCTTCCCGACTGGCTCGCTGCCGGACGCAAGAAAGTGGATGGCTGCATGGTCTGGTCGGATCTGATCGACGCAGAGGTACTCCCGGAGGCGCCGCAGGCGGAACCGCTCAGCCTCTGCGCCATGCCGTACACCTCGGGTTCGACCGGCAAGCCAAAAGCCTGCATGCACACCCATCGCAGTCTTGGGCATAATGCCACAGGTTTGACCTTGTGGCACGGACTGCGTCCCGGAGACGTCTCACTCGGAGCGGCGCCGATGTATCATGTCTCAGGCTTCAATCATGCGGTGACCAGCCCGGTGTACGCCGGGGCCTCCGTCGCGATCGTACCGCGCTGGGACCGCGACCTCGCCGCGGCGCTGATGGCCGACTACGGCGTCACACACGCCTCGCTGGCGCCGACCGCCATTATCGACCTGCTGGCAAATCCCCGGCTCGACGAATTCGACCTTACGCGGCTTCGCCGTATCACCTCAGGGGGCGCCGCAATGCCCGAAGAGGTGTGGAAACGGCTGAACGAGACGCTTGGGTTGCCCTTCATAGAGGCGTACGGCATGACCGAGACGGCCGCCACCACGCACCTCAATCCGATCGAGGATCCCCGGCCGAAATGTCTCGGAATCCCGTTCTTCAACACTTCGGCTTGCATTATCGATGCTGAAAAGAGAGAGGAACTCGCGGTCGGCGAAATTGGTGAGATCGCCGTGTATGGGCCGCAGCTCTTCAGCGGCTACTGGAACCAGCCGGAAGCGACGCGCGAAGCCTTCATTGAGATTGACGGCCGGTCCTTCTATCGCACCGGCGACATCGGATATCGCAATGCGAACGGTTTCTTCTACATGACTGATCGCGCCAAGCGGATGATCAATGCGTCGGGCCTGAAGGTCTGGCCGGCGGAAGTCGAAAACGTGCTCTACCAGCACGAAAGCGTGCTCGAGGTCTGCGTGATCGCCGTCAAAGACGCTTATCGCGGCGAGACAGTAAAGGCGCTGATCAGGTTGCGGGATAATGTGCCGGGTAGGATAACTGAAAATGACATCATCGAATGGTCGCGCCAGCGCATGGCGGCCTACAAGTGTCCCCGAACAGTGGCATTCGTCGACTCGCTGCCGAAATCGCCAGCGGGGAAGATTCTCTGGCGCGAGTTGCAGGATCGGGAGAATGCAAAGGAGGTTGGTCTGCCATGA
- a CDS encoding zinc ribbon domain-containing protein codes for MNEAQQVSGPEEAYQRALDAGRLIIQRCGECDRSVFYPRTICPHCGANNLSWFSPMGDGHVYSTTTVRRSQEDGGDYNVCIVELAEGVRLMSSVRGISPDRVIIGTKVRTKVVKIDGKGLLVCEVK; via the coding sequence ATGAATGAAGCGCAACAGGTATCCGGCCCGGAGGAGGCCTATCAGCGCGCGCTCGACGCAGGCAGGCTGATCATCCAGCGCTGCGGCGAGTGCGACCGGTCGGTGTTTTATCCTCGCACCATCTGCCCTCATTGCGGTGCCAACAATCTGTCCTGGTTCTCGCCCATGGGAGACGGCCACGTCTACTCTACGACGACCGTCCGCCGGAGCCAGGAAGACGGCGGTGATTACAATGTCTGCATTGTCGAGTTGGCGGAGGGCGTGCGCTTGATGAGCAGCGTCCGGGGGATTTCGCCAGATCGTGTTATCATTGGTACTAAGGTCCGGACCAAGGTCGTCAAGATCGATGGCAAAGGCCTCCTGGTTTGCGAAGTGAAATAG